Proteins from one Geomonas agri genomic window:
- a CDS encoding response regulator, with amino-acid sequence MAKPKIMLVDDTKLILELEKSFLKVSHVDVITAGDGVEALELVRKDPPDLVFMDVNMPLMDGITCCRLLKSDPFLAAIPVVMLTTLGNDEDRQRAQRAGCDDFLTKPVDRRLFLDMARKYTDAVDRREVRIPCQIPVLFLLGNTPVSAHALDIGDGGLFLASREEVLQNQELRLALFLETEQAPLLELKGRVAWVNQEGKRVHAGLPTGFGVEFLEPAQWQAEELKRFIEAARAARSEG; translated from the coding sequence GTGGCTAAACCTAAGATTATGTTGGTGGACGATACCAAGCTGATTCTGGAACTGGAGAAGAGCTTTCTCAAGGTATCCCATGTTGACGTGATTACCGCCGGCGACGGCGTAGAGGCCCTGGAGCTGGTCCGCAAGGATCCTCCCGACCTCGTCTTCATGGATGTCAACATGCCGCTCATGGACGGCATCACCTGCTGCAGGCTCTTGAAGAGCGATCCCTTCCTTGCCGCCATCCCCGTCGTCATGCTCACCACCCTCGGCAACGACGAGGACCGCCAGCGCGCACAGCGGGCGGGGTGTGACGACTTCCTCACCAAGCCCGTCGACCGTCGCCTCTTCCTCGACATGGCCCGCAAGTACACCGACGCCGTGGACCGGCGCGAGGTGCGCATCCCCTGCCAGATCCCGGTGCTGTTCCTCCTCGGTAACACCCCGGTCAGCGCCCATGCCCTCGACATCGGCGACGGCGGCCTCTTCCTTGCCAGCCGCGAGGAGGTGCTTCAAAACCAGGAGTTAAGACTTGCCCTCTTTCTGGAGACCGAGCAGGCGCCGCTGTTGGAACTGAAGGGAAGGGTGGCCTGGGTGAACCAGGAGGGGAAACGGGTGCATGCCGGGCTCCCCACCGGGTTCGGGGTCGAGTTCCTGGAGCCGGCACAGTGGCAAGCGGAAGAGCTGAAGAGGTTTATCGAGGCGGCGCGCGCAGCGCGCAGCGAGGGCTAG